aaataaaatattattaatcaaaacatatatatatataattaaattaatgtatatatatacgtgATTGATTGCTTGTTCCCCACTCCTTTCTTATTtagatcaaatatatataaaaccctAGCTAACCCTCCTACACCACTCaaatcttaatatatatatatatatatatatgtttgtatatataaattacCAGCGAAGCCATGTGAGAATAAACCCAAGAACACagctaattatattaatgaaaCAATCAATCCATGAATAATACaccaatatatatgtatatatatattaaactataattttcatATCTATATTGTAGaagaatcaaacaataatatCAGATTTTTCAAATCGTAAAAACTACTTTCTATCtgatatatatcatatatatgtcacacaattaataaaatatatactatatacaatcaaaacaatatataaatatatttatataaaacatGTATGCAACTAAATGTGGTCATGATAAATAATGTAGGGTCATATgtcttatatatgtttttttagagatatgaaattaattattaatgagttaaaaaatcatcaaatcatgaatataaaataattaatattatatagtgAAAGATAGAAAGAATTAATTACTATagaaataatattattagttgaaaaaaataatttttgggtGTTGTCATAAATTtagtgtattatatatatagaaattatGTGAGctgttataataatatataggaGGTGAGGAGAGGAGAGGGTAGGTATAGGGGCCACCTGATGTTTTTGAGGTCATTGCCAGCTGTCATCACCCCAGATGCCACCTCATCATCCACCCTGGCTTAACTCCCCATTCTCCCTCCAATCATATTCCCATGTGTAATGACTCTTTTGCCCCTCCCCCCAGCCTGTGAAGAAGGGCAAAAGAGGTCATTTTCTATGTGTTATTTTGTTTGTGGTGGAGTTTCTGGCTGGACataatacatattattattattattatgtaatttAGTAATAACAACAAGGCATTATTACATAATTAAGGAAAATAGGAGgaggggtattttggtaatttaatGTCTATGGAAAATAAAAGGAGTTGTATATATTTGAGGTACACACGTTTTGATTGTTTCATCCCaactactaataataataacaattctCTTCTCTGTTTTctcatttgatttttttaagaaaaagaaaagaaattaagatTATGGGTTATTGGAAAAGTAAGGTTCTTCCAAAGATCAAGAAGGTTTTTGAGAAAAACACTGCCAAGAAAGCTGAAGCTGCTGAGGCTTGTAACACCTTTGATCAATCAAaggtacatatacatatatatatatatataatatgatgatCATCTtataattatgttatttattcTATGTTTTATGTTATATAGGATGAAATCAACAAGGAGTTTGAAGAGAAAAAGGTTGACCTCCAACCTAAGGTTCTAGAAATCTATGAAGCTTGTTCTGTTGAAATCAaggtacatatatacatatatatacacacatattatCATATAAGTATATGcatgtacatatatattaattagtttttttgtgTGATTAACAGGGTTTGGTTAAGGAACCAAAAGAGGCAGGAATCAAGAAGAGCTCAGTTGCAATCCACAAATTGcttgaagaactttctaaaatagGTACTAAAAATAATGCATACTTTAACATAATCTTATTTAGGGTTCGCCCTTAATTTTAGTGGCTcttaatgagaaaaaaaaatatggtattttcaaaatcagtaaaaaaattatttgtattttttaaaagggtttaaaaaaaatacaaaatcaacaaaaaaaaaattataaaaatacagtatatacgtaatttttaatatttttacggttttatagatttttttttttacataaaatatgatttttaatgtatttttatattgtactcttgttattttgttattaattttttgttatttgtatattattttttatgttgtttttttattactttcatgtaattattttgttgttttcttctGTTTTCATAgaatagtaaaaatatataaaaaaaaattataaaagtaaaagattaacaaaaattagtgttttatgtaattataGATCTAATCCGTTTATACTTAAGACAGTAATCTTATGTTATGCTGTGATACATTATATgatatgtaataataataaattacattATGTTGTGTTAAATACAGAGTTTCCTGGATCAAAAGCAGTGACAGAAGCATCAACAAAGTATGGAGCTGGGTTGGTATCAGGACCAATCATCTTTGTTCTTGAAAAAGTTTCAACCTTTGTCCCTATTGAAGAGGTTGTTAAAGAAGATGAAcccaaaaaagaagaagaacccAAAAAAGAAGAACAACAAGAACAAGTAACAACAAAAGTAGAGAAAGAGATTGTGATTGAAGAAGACAAAATTCAAGAAGAACAGCCTACTACAAGTACTACTACTATTGCTCCGGCAAGTGAGGAGCCACCTAAGGCAGCTGAGGTTGTGGAAACAGTGGAGCCACCACCACCACAACCCAAGCAGCCTTGATAATCATAATCAtataataattatgattatcaactagttatttatatttttatatatacatatataaatatttcaaTACACTTTTTTGTGTATATGtcttttatatttatgttatgtgttataaaaaaaaaaagaacaacaaCATATCTCTAtcattctttattattattaaatttcttTATGTGGATTTTATTCATCACTCTTGATTTCTTTGTTCATCAATCTTTTTgattcttcctttttttttttgttggtctCAATTGTGAAttattgtaatattattatgtaCAATTTGggggaattttttttattgagtaATATATTAAGCTCAATATTATTATCTTGTTCAtctttacttattttttttcttactggaaaaaattatataattgagAAATGATTAAGGAGACTAATGAAGGTGATTAgtgtaagagaatttaattaattaagatataaGAATGTCACCGACAAAATAATGTAATGTTTTATTTATGCCACCAAATATAATAActtcaaaataaaacaaacaaacaaacaaaaaaatgtagtaactcaataaattataaataactcaataaccaaaatattttgttactatcaagatttttttttctttctaaatatgactaacgatcattttttaaaactaagAGACATATTGGGATAACTACTCAAAACATAATCATGTAACAAAACTAGTGGTAGTATATAAATATTGACTTCCATGTCCTTAATATagatagtaattttttttaaatgaaaaaaatttattcaTTTTGTCTCTCAGCGTTATTTTCTCTAACCTATAACGCTTTTACAAATAGACGTAGTATATAAATATTGACTTGGTCAAAggctattatttatttgaatattgGCAATTAT
This region of Cannabis sativa cultivar Pink pepper isolate KNU-18-1 chromosome 7, ASM2916894v1, whole genome shotgun sequence genomic DNA includes:
- the LOC115698129 gene encoding plasma membrane-associated cation-binding protein 1, which codes for MGYWKSKVLPKIKKVFEKNTAKKAEAAEACNTFDQSKDEINKEFEEKKVDLQPKVLEIYEACSVEIKGLVKEPKEAGIKKSSVAIHKLLEELSKIEFPGSKAVTEASTKYGAGLVSGPIIFVLEKVSTFVPIEEVVKEDEPKKEEEPKKEEQQEQVTTKVEKEIVIEEDKIQEEQPTTSTTTIAPASEEPPKAAEVVETVEPPPPQPKQP